Part of the Vigna unguiculata cultivar IT97K-499-35 chromosome 3, ASM411807v1, whole genome shotgun sequence genome, TTGCCTGCTGCTGTGTGTTTTAGTTTTTCTGATGTCTGAAGCTATGAAACAGAACTTCCTAAAAAAGCTTTTCGTTCACGGTCCATGAATAATGCGcgccaaaaataatttatttattaaattaattttatgaaatccTTTATTATAGAAATGATTGATTGCATGGTATGGGGGTAGTTCGACTTCTAAACGCTTTTCTAGAATGTACTTGACGTAAATGTCTACATCCATTAATTAAGATTTCATTTCTAtggttatttttttcaattaaaaaaatgagtgGAAAGATAGAACGTTCCATTTCGATAATCCCTTGCGTCATTTCagcatttatatatattctttacttTTTGCTTTTTGGAAATGTATTTGGAACTTCACCATCCAACCTCTTCAATGATGACCTCTCAGGAAAATCAAAATAACTCTGCAAAACGTTACTCCTTCAAGAACTGGTTCCATACTTCAATGACCTTGGTTCATCCACAGTGGGTAAGTCTTAAAGTTGTGATTTCATTTACTTTTAACACTTCTTTTATTGTTAGATTGCTGGAAAAAATCAATCTTTCATGAAATGTTCAACCATTGGACCGTGTATACTTATTACTTTTCGAAAAATTCCATTTTTGTTGGCTTTTGTAATTGTTTGTAGGAATTCATAGAGTTTGATGAAACCTTCTTTGCTTACTGGGGACAACACATGCTAATGGTTGAATTTGAAGATTGTTTGATGGAAAACCGCAGATTTCGGATAGCTAGTGAACTTGCAAAGTTTTATAAGTTGAATGATCTTTACTGATTAGTGATCCTTTACCGTGGAAACCGGTATTTCCAGTTTAGAATTTTCAGTTTACCCATGGAAGAAATATATTATCTTGCACCCAACATGGTTCCTATGCTGCAACGCACTTTGCCTTCTTCAAGGTTTATGACTTGTTTTAAATCCGAGATATTGGTATCTGAGGTACTATTTAAAACTTCACATCATTGTATTTCATTATCTAATTCATTTGGTTTAAATGATTTGTTTATGTTTAACTTGGTTGCAGAAAATAATTCGCCTAAACGACTCCTTTGTTATTTTTTGGGGACATGAATTGACTATCAACAAATTTAAACTTATTGATCCGCGTCAGAAGAAACATGATGTTGGTATCCAGAAATTAGACAATGGAGATTTTACAATACATGAAGGTGTCTTAGAGATATGTCAATACTACAATCTGAAGGAAAACAAAGCCATACATATGAATTATGTTGACAAAGATACCTTTTTATTCAAGGTTTTTTCTGCTGAAGCCATTGAGATTGATTATACTTCGCAATTGGTCAGCAGTAACAATTCGGAATGCGTATCTTCAAATGATGCAAAATCTTCAAATGATGGAGGTTATGATCCTGTAGACTTCTACCATTTAATGTCAAAATGCTTATCTTCAAATGATGCAAAATCTTCTTCACTGGTAACAAATTCTTAAACTTGGTTATTTGAATGCAAATTTGTTTGATGTgttctaatttattaaaattcaaacttCTTTCAGTACTTGGATTCTGAATTTGCTGGAAAAGCTTTGGTTAAACAGAGGAAGCGCTATTTATTGGTGAATGCAGAAGGTGATTGCTGGCCTTGCAAAATTAGATGGTCTGGAAGAAATAACAGTCAATGTTATTAACTTGTGGATGGAAAGATTTCTGCAATGAAAATGGATTCAAGGAAGGCACTATGATCCAACTTGGTGTTGATAGGGACCTAAGCATGTATATTCATGTAATGGAGATAAAAATTTAGTTCCGGTTCTTCATCATATGTTTGAAAACATTATCTATATTTTGTAAACATGTTTAATGAactattacatatatatatatatatatatatatatatatatatattgcatacTATTTGCCTAAATGATTGCTTATGTTTCTCGTTGTGATCTCATAATGCTCGATgttaagtattaatattaatttgatcattaagaaaataaactcaagaatatAGTTTAAGGAACTTCATGATTTACCAATTTTAATGGTTATTGAGATAAAAATTTAGTTCCGGTGTTGATCATATGTTTGAAAACATTATGTACATTTTGTAAACATCTTTAATGAACTattacctatatatatatatatatatatatatatatatatatatatatatatatatatatattgcatacTATTTGCCTAAATGATTGCTTATGCTTCTGGTTGTGATCTCATAATGCTCGATgttaagtattaatattaatttgatcattaagaaaataaactcaagaatatAGTTTAATGAACTTCATGATTTACCAATTTGatacatgtttttattatttttaccatCAACGTACTTTTACACCAAATAGTATCCCATTTGGGTTCTTGTCCATATAACATTTAAACTTGTAACAGCAGTTGTAGCATATCACAATTAATAATCAATACTTAACCCTTTAACCCgaaatatatgtataacaatTCTTAGAATAAAATTACCATAACATTACATAtccaaaaatatttacattgtaaTAATAATGTGCGATATCCTTTGGTGTTTCCAACATTAATTATAACCATTTTCCATCCTTGATAGCCAACTCCAACAAAATACACCCAAGTCCACcacaaaaaacattaacatGGTTATGGTTTCCAAAACCCAAGTTAGCATTTACCACctacatttaatatatatatatatatatatatatatatatatatatatatatatatatatatatatatatatatatatatatatatatatacacatcaGTGTTTTTCCTGTTTCATTTGTTTCTTAGTCTTGGACCTCGAAAATTCTACACTTGGTATGTCTTCAAGGTGGTCGCAATCAACTTCAAAGTCCAACAATAAGTCCTTTGTAGGGGtaacacaaaaattaatataaggaTCATGATATGCTGAACCACTCAGAGTCAACTGCAGCATATCAAAACAGTATTACTATGACATccattttgttatttataaaacatttcatatttaataaaattacatatctTATCTTACCATGCAATTGTCAGCTTCGGTATTTTTATTAACACTTGGCTTACCCCTGGATTCTTTAATCTgtgcatttaaaaataaagtggtTAGAAAATGGGAAATTTAGTGCAATGAAATAAGTAtacaaacaattttaattaaagagaCCTTTCCTGTATGACTTGGAGTTTTAATGGAAGCAAGTGTTTTAGATTGCGTACTGCAAGGACTTAGATCTATAGGATCACACACTTTAATCTGTAACTTGAATAAAAATAGCATATTATAAATTTAGTGTCAAcagaaaactataaaaataggttGAAGTACAGATACCTTATTTCCATGAGATCCAGTTTTAATCGGATTTGTGGCTTTCGATTGGGTACTGGAACCACATATTGCAGTGGGATTGGACTCTTTAATCTAAAATTAGCATAAAAGTACCTTATTAGAAATTTAGTGTGAACATAgaagtataaatatattttaaagtacaCATACATTTTTTCCACGAGATCCACTTTTAATCAAACCAACCGCCATAGATTGCATCTTGGAACCACATATATCTGTGGGACTGAACTCCTTATTCTATAATTTCCATAACAACAGTTATTACATCATTTATTTAGTATCGCAAATAAATGactaacataaatttaaatgactcTTACCATATCTGTCTGAGACTCGTAAGTAATAATGGGAATTGATTCATGTTCGTTGTTAGAGTCACATATAGGTAGATCAAAAGACTGTTTACCCTGTGcgtttagaaatatatttattacatcataaaaaACTACATACAAAGCAATTAGTGACATAAATTATTTCACCTCTTGTATTTGGTCTCTGCCCTTAGAATTTTCCTCAGTATTGGAATCACACGTATCTTCAGCGCTGGAGTCTTTAATCTACGTATGAAGAATCAAAAATTGAGtagttaaaaacatttaattttatgtaactATTCCAGTAGAGTATCTAAACTTAAAGCATGATATAAATGAGTTACCATCTTTGACTCAAGTTTACTTCTAATAAAAGCAATGGTTTCAAGATTGTTTGAAGCTTTCATGACCGATGAAGATCTATTTTTTGGTTGAACTCTAACCTTGAATGCAAGAGTACATCCCAGCATAACATCTAGATCCTCTGGAAAACATTTCAGATCATCCTCCCCATcctaagaacaaaaaaaaaagacattaacactaaaattttgttaaattaataaatgaacATAGTAATATTACCTCAATCATTTTATTCATTAACTCAACAGCTGATACACCAATCAAGTTAATGCAGTCTTGATCCCATATAACGAAATTCGCATAACTATCTTCATCGCAGACCTGTAATTCCAACTTATATCTAcaacaaaattaacttttttaattcaaaCCATACAACATACATTAACATAtacaatactaaaaaaaatacaaacctAATTTCAggtttttcattattaaacCCACACATGACACAATTAAAAGCACATATCTCTTCAGTCTTCTTCCTGCAACCATTGCATACTGGATAACACCATCCATCATTCCCTAAATTAAACTTGACAGTAGTTCCAACAGTAGCACAATACACTTcctatatacataaaaaaagttattacaaTAACAAACTTAAAAATTCAGTAAGGATGTTAAAACCATTACTTAGTGCTATATTACCTCCTTCATTGTTGTGATTTCGGATATTGTACTCACAACAgctttatacataaatttctcATGTTCACTATATTGAGACAGTAAACTCAATTGGCTAGCTTCTTGACTTTGACTAACTTCATTGCCAAAACGTCTATAATTCCAATATCTATGTcagtataatataataaatagaaaacaatGTTCTAAGAACTAAGTAATTCAAGAAATGCATATTGTATCCATTGCTCCTTGAACTGAACCAATTCAGAACATTCGTCACCCATAAACAACTTTGAACCATTCCAGGAATTTGATATTGACACTGGCCACCGTCCTAAATCCAtcagaaaaataatgattacaaaaccacaaaataatgaaattaaattcacaAACCTGAAGACGACTTGATCTTAGCTTGAGTCaacataacaacaacaataaaggAATTTGGTTCTCCCCTCCAATTActcataaatttaaagtaataggAATCCCACAACGTACACCCAATAACAGCAGAACTGTAAAATGAAACAACAATACATtataaacaacaacacatatatGAAAccctaataaaataaaacactataCTTATATCAAATACACAAACCTTAAATCCCTTATATGAAATACAACATTCTTGGACTGGGGATTACACCTCACATTATCCACCACTCCAATAATATCTAAAACCAATATTACCACgaaaacaaaatcattaaatttcTACAGGgtaaagtaaaaaaacattagTATATGTACCTACCATACACCAAATCAGCAGAGAATTTTCCATCAACTATATCCTCGAtacttttgaaattataaatgtttagaGGAATACTTGAAATTGGTTGTTCTTTTATAGTTGTTGCACCTATGAACAATAACTTGTAAGGGTGGTCACAAACCCAAAATTGTCCTTGGTTCttcatgattttaaaattatgcattATGTAGGTATGACCCTCAACCAACTTTTCTTCCCACAAACCTATATCTTCCTTTTTTACCATTGCAGGAATCATATTCCCCTGAAAAATATCGCAAAACAGTAAAGATCATTCCATATcccaaaaaataaagaacacatcaaactttatttacCTTCTGATCCAAAAGAATCAACTCCATATGACGATTCGTATCCCGATTTTGAACAAACCACAAATCCTTTACTCTCACAGCAAGCTTCAAAGTCTCTTTCTTCTCATCTATATCTTTGATCAAATCAAATTTTCTAGCCATTTGAAGACAACAAATACAACCTACACGAACTCAAAAAGCACACACGAAATAAAATCCATTTACACAACCCGAAAAGTatacaaataacaaaaaataaaactaaaaaacaaagcAAAGGAAGATCATACCTCACGTAACTGGGGAAACgaaaatacaaaccaaaagCGTTAAACACATCCAAAACACAATAACAATAAACAACAAACAATGAACTGAAAAATACAAAcatgaaatgtaaaataattttagaaaatatattaaagaggATCGAAGcaagaggaagaaaagaaaattcatcTCAGACCAACTGAGATACACAATCATAGTAAACAACATCCAAAACACATTAACAGTTAATAATAAACAATGCACTgaaaaatacaaacaataaaCAAGATCAAACCAAAAGGAAGAAACGAAAAATCATCTCAGGCCAACTCAGCTACACCATCAAACCAAAAAGTCGGACACAACAACGAAGAAAACCAATAACGATATCAGAGAAAATAGGGTACTGAATGGAAGGAAAAATTCAAACAGTAAACTGGAAAAAAAATCCCATACCCAAACCAGAGAAAAGAAGACGCGAGAACCATATGAAAAAACCAAACCACTAAACACTACCCTTAAAAAACGATTTCAAACACAGCTGAGATAATTAATGCATGCAACATCAATCAACTCATGCACAGTATCCCTTCTTCCAACACTTAACAGGCGGGAAATGCAAAATTACTTTTAACCCCAAGCACTAAACGAAATTCAATCTGAAGAAAAGGGTTACAACAACAAAATACTGAGCTTTGGGTTTCAGATCACTGCCAAAACGTTATTTTACCAAAATACCAGTTTAGAAGACATGTGTCAATGAATTAAGTTGGGGTATTTGGGTAATATCCACCTGTGAAATTActaaaaaacttgaaaaaaggATACGTGTCAATGATTTGAGTTGGGGTATTTGGGTAATATCCAGATGTGTTTGTTTTCTTATAGTTTAGATATAGTAGAGTAGATAGTAGATAAAAGGAAAATTTGTTGTGAATACGAAAATAagacatatttaacttttttactttttaacttattttgaaGCATGATATTaatgatgaaattattattttattggagGAGCATTTTCTTAAGGTTTAAAACATTATAGGTgagaagtttcatattaattctttacaACGTGATACATAGAAACGTCTTCAGATATGAGAATATCCAATGAATTAAGTATAAAAGCGTATTTAAAATGGGTTCATACCAAATACAACTTTAAAACTATCATTTTTCCTATGAGATTTTAAtctaattgttttaaaatgtttCCTTCTTGGCTAGAGTATTCTCCGACTAGTGATGGAGCTTATTGTTTGACATGTTATCTATTTAGTTCAAAGCCAGATGATCCTTGCTCACTGCATAACAATGCTATGAAAGCTTATGAAGACTTGTTGAATCAATCTATGcacattaataatattataaatgttttatagTAAGTTTGCAAGAACCATTAACGACTCAAAATCTCTATTGATACAATTTGTTCGCTAGCATTTCAAGCTTGTGCATTTACAGGTCACAAGGAAACACCAGAGTTAAGTAATATAAGTAACTTTCTTTAGAtgattaaattatgtattcatttttattgtattagtgaataattagatatataaattttgagtgtaTTATTTGGTCTCCCAAAAGTATTGTTCAAAATCCACAAATTATAGGAAtgatttatattcaaaatatagtAGATTAAGTATGTTAAATTAACTTGAATTTTGAACCATTTCccttaaataatatttgaagccACATCATATACTTATTCAAAATAGTCTTACATCGCTTAGAAGTCGAGACGTGTTTTAAGGACAAAATCATGATGAAGCACACACTCCAAATCGGACAATACCTCGAACATCAGCGAAACATTGTATTGACAGGCCAaaatttttggtttatatatatatatatatatatatatatatatatatatatatatatatgtatatatatatatatatatatatatatatatatatatatatatatatatatatatatatatatatattgttgagactttggcaagtgtaccaagtcgcgcaagtagtaaccggtaagaccgggatatcgtttcccaagagactcgtgtatactaattaattgcgtaattagtgactaatttaaactaatgaataaatccatattttgagtttcaacGTATGAAGTTAaactttgcataaataattaaaattgaactttggaagttaaaggcacttagtgaatggaaaagattagaaatgatatgacttgatattgccggggttagaattcaccaactatgctctcatgcaactacaatttaacatcctcttcattaatatgctaatgccaacccacgatattactcaaaccctaattccttaatgaattgagcctaaatttccttattaaaagtcaattccttgaactcttaataagcaaatttgctttatgcacaAAGGTTTTAATgcaaccaatgggtcaagccccattcctaggtacaagctccattgagttttcttatttcaaatctaggtttcaaaagatatttccacgcccaatgaaccaaaaatcatgcaagatatggctaaatcaatgcaagctttaagtgaagaaataagaagactagcaattaatgaaagagtcacatatataatcaaaacatttgcatttacacaagagtttcgtggctacatctaaccccaacaaaaatgggtttagctctccattgccatggagagctcaagcttaaaaatggaagagatggaagagaaagagatacaaagaggaagatggagctgttcccacaagccctagcactcctccaagctctccaaatgtgttcttcgtgcctccaaaatgccaaagatgcttttcccctcgcgaaaacagaagaaaaggagccaacttgccacatcagcgaacacaggcgcctggcggaagggtctcaccgccaggcggtatcgAGCAAACAGTGGGCAAAACTGGCAGCTACCGCCCGGCGGTGTCcagttaccgccaggcggttcgtaACAGGGGCGCCTGGCTGGCGCTTGGTTGGCGCTTGACTGGCGGTCTGTTCCGCCTGGCGCTTGCTTCGTGTCGCCaggcgcttcctgttgacatttttcttcttctccttgctattccgggtcactcattaatctggatttttggacaaagcttcccatctacaaaaaggacacaaaaaattgggattaatggtatatttagataaatgtaacccaaaatgtatttatttacaaaagtaaggtaaaattgaggattaagtaggttaaaagctttggaagagatgattttgctaatgaaatatagcttggataatggtcaaaattaacattatcaactcccccaaacttaaaaccttgcttgtcctcaagcaaaaagGGTAACTTGGCCTAGATGAACAACACAAGTGCAATGATCTAGCAAATCAAGAAAACATATGTCAATTGTGCTTGCTCTTATTTGAAAGATTGTGTAGCACATGTGTTTCATTAGCAAGGCAAACTAAAGCTATGGtgttcacaaaacaaaaatatcacaagTGCATGCAAGAGTTTATAAGGGATCAACAATCATGGCAAAATGTTTCCTTGATCAATGGGAACCACTTCTCACAagaacaagtgtttcactcaagccCACTAGTGTATGGATATAAACAACATTCTCTCTGCCATCACAATGTCACACAATTTAACTttgctttttgttcaaaatgtcTAAGACTTTCACAAGCATGCTATCATCACAAGGTCTTTTATGGCTTGTATCGTGGCTAGGCTAAGAAGGAAATTTGGTTTTTCAGGATAACAAAAGTACCTTGAGCTAAGAGAGCAACTAATCAAATCATGAAAGtatttttctcccttctctattgaaccaatgaaaccaattcccaacttgcttgcaccaattttcttttcttttcttttcttttctttttttttttttttgaatgaaaccaaaaactttacaaattttcCCACGCTCCCTTGTATTAGCAATAATTCCCCCAAACTTGAACCATACTCATGACTAACAATCATTTGCTCTCTCAAGCTCAAAGTAAGGTAGTCAAAATCTTCACTATGCTCAAGGTTCAAGGAATGGCACATATTATCTTTAAGGCTCAAAGAAGACTCAAAGGATTTGCACAAGAAATCAACTTAAAAAGGATTGGCTCAAttatgtaaagaaaaagaaagatggcctTGATCACCTGTAGCATGCAAGTAAATGAATAGCAAATGAACTCAAGCAAAGTCAATTATGAGTTCACAGTGATAACATTCACACAAATCAACTCTGGGGCACAACCTCTCACAGGGTATTTGGGTTCCACACTTGTCAACATATGCCAAAATCATTGATCACAATTAAACTCAAGCATCACTATATCAAAATGAGAACAACCACAAGCTCATGCTCCCAAGCCaattcaacatcatttcataacaAGCACAAAAGATGATCATGAAAAGTAGTAATTCAATGCAAAAGATTAGTTCACCGCAACCAAGTTACAAAGTTCTACACTATGCTAAAAAGTTCAAAACTATCAAAAGAAAGTTAAGACTGAaaactaaaagtataaaataaatcagGACTATCAACAAAACAAGTCCTGCAAAAAGTGAATCATTCTCTCCAAGTGCTCAGGCGTCATCCTCGCCCTCTTCGTCTAGATCTTCCTCCTCATCCTCTACAGCAGTTGAGGCTCCACCTCCTCCAGTAGTATTGGCCTGGGCCCCAGGCCAAGCAACAGTGGCAGCAAATTCCTCAGCTGATGGGGTGTGCAACTCAGGAATAGTTAGGGAGATGCCCCTAAGCATGTCAGCATTGGCCATCCCCATCCGGTATAAGGCCTGCATCTGGGGTTCCAAGAGCTGAAGGTGATCGAGCTTGGCCTCCAAAGCCTGCAACCGCATGTCAATGGTGGGAGTTGCCTCGGGCTCGGGCTCTGGCTCAGCTTCTGGCTGTGGCTGATGGCGCCTCCTGGGTCTGGGAGCAACTGAGCAGAACctctgaaaatatgaaaagtccAGGTCCTGCGTTGCTTTCTCCAACGGGGGTACAGAAATATCCACCCCTGCCAGGCTGCAAAGATGGGTGATGAGAGAGGGATGGCCAAGAGCGGCCTTGCCAGCAGCGTTGGCACACCGGTGGATCTCATTTGCAATAAACTGCCCTACATCCATCACCCGCCCTGTCAGGATAGTGTATAAAATGGTGGCGCGTCCCTCCGTAAGATCAGACACATGGGAGCACGGGGAGATGTTGGCGTGCACAAATGTTGACCAGAAGCGGGCCAAGGGGTGAAGGGAACCTCTCTGAATCGTGCCCCTGTGAAATCCTTCACCCGCTAAGCAGAGTGCTTGGATTAGCTCTCCAGGCGCCACGCCCTCATCATCCAACACTGAAAATTGGCACTCCACATTATCAGCCAGCTGGGTGCCCAAAAACTCATTGATCGTGTCAGCATCAAAGGGCACCCTTTTCCCCCGCACATAACTGAGAAAAGTGGGGGCTGCTGAGGTGGTAACCTTGGCATTAGCATAAAATTCCTTCACCAAGGTTACACTAAAAGTGCTAGGATAGCTACCCAGCCTTTCCCAGCCACGCCTGATCAACTCCAGCTGAAATTCGTTGACCTCCCCGGGCTTAAGAATCACTTTCCTCTCTGCCACCAACTTTCGTTGCATGACCACTTGGAAGCGGTCCTCATTATCCTTTGTGAGAAAGTGATGAGAGTAAATTCTCTCCTTTCGCTTTTGCCCTTTCGAAGGGTTCCCCACGGAGGTCTTCATTCTTTTGGGATTTGAGGAGGATGCCATCTGCAAAATAAACATTGGTACAAAGAGGCAATTTAGAGTTAGCATTGAAGTGAGAGATTCAATCAAAAAGAGAGTCAATTGCATCTAAAGACTAAACTAGAACAACAAAATGTCAAGTCATTCATATGCAAAAACCCTTGTAGCATTGGTGCCTCACAACCCAAGCTACAATCATATGAAAATCAAAGAAAGAGGCAAAGACAGGGGCCACCGCCTGGCCCCTCCAACACGTGCGCCAGGCGCCAGCTTGCAGCAATGGGCACTGCTAGgcgccaccgcctggcggtaaaaTAGGCCAAAATggccaccgccaggcggtacacaACAGGGCAGCAAAGTATTATGGTTAGCGAGCACAGAacagcaaaaagaaaaaaaaattaactacagTGCCAGCCTAGAACAGCAAACACGAGTTTATACCCACAACAAGCAACAGAAACAAAGTATATGAAAGCAAAGTAAACCCTAAGCTAGTGAATCAACAATGGAGTAACGAAACAAGAATCAAAAATGCAAAAACGAGGAGAGCACAAGAAAGATGTTTTACTTGAGTGGAATGCACGAGTGAATGTTGCAAGAAGTGAGATTGGAGGGTGTGTAAG contains:
- the LOC114175403 gene encoding uncharacterized protein LOC114175403, with the protein product MARKFDLIKDIDEKKETLKLAVRVKDLWFVQNRDTNRHMELILLDQKGNMIPAMVKKEDIGLWEEKLVEGHTYIMHNFKIMKNQGQFWVCDHPYKLLFIGATTIKEQPISSIPLNIYNFKSIEDIVDGKFSADLVYDIIGVVDNVRCNPQSKNVVFHIRDLSSAVIGCTLWDSYYFKFMSNWRGEPNSFIVVVMLTQAKIKSSSGRWPVSISNSWNGSKLFMGDECSELVQYWNYRRFGNEVSQSQEASQLSLLSQYSEHEKFMYKAVVSTISEITTMKEEVYCATVGTTVKFNLGNDGWCYPVCNGCRKKTEEICAFNCVMCGFNNEKPEIRYKLELQVCDEDSYANFVIWDQDCINLIGVSAVELMNKMIEDGEDDLKCFPEDLDVMLGCTLAFKVRVQPKNRSSSVMKASNNLETIAFIRSKLESKMIKDSSAEDTCDSNTEENSKGRDQIQEGKQSFDLPICDSNNEHESIPIITYESQTDMNKEFSPTDICGSKMQSMAVGLIKSGSRGKNIKESNPTAICGSSTQSKATNPIKTGSHGNKIKESRGKPSVNKNTEADNCMLTLSGSAYHDPYINFCVTPTKDLLLDFEVDCDHLEDIPSVEFSRSKTKKQMKQEKH